In one Merismopedia glauca CCAP 1448/3 genomic region, the following are encoded:
- a CDS encoding PAS domain-containing sensor histidine kinase, with protein MQLQNRLSQGLNPIILPTNQEYQTSSPSQPLKYSEGISLLEALPNIVWVADGSGAIAYLNQQWFNFTGLKGSDSLEDTFWQAIHPEDRLLTRQKWNKAVKKQEFYQTQCRLRRLDGFYYWFLCQAKPIIIEEGREIQWVGTYTRTNSHNSTTQAIGEIIATDKVSLEKQLKQMQGLLDKRDREFEQFTYLASHDLKSPLRAISNLAEWLEEDLMDLLPVESQHQLKMLRRRVQRMEMMIEGLLEYSRVGKIQHPVELVDVSALISEIVDRLEPPPQFLVEVAAPMPIFTTKKAPLAQVFTHLIDNAIKHHPRYDGRVYISVQDRGKFYEFAVKDDGLGIDLRDGDRIFTMFNTVSSRDTLETAGMGLAIVKKILETEGCKISLESELDRGSVFQFTWLK; from the coding sequence ATGCAGTTACAAAACAGGCTGAGTCAGGGTTTAAACCCCATTATTTTGCCAACTAATCAAGAATATCAAACTTCTAGCCCATCTCAGCCGTTAAAATACTCTGAAGGTATTTCTTTGCTAGAAGCATTACCAAATATTGTCTGGGTGGCTGATGGTTCTGGCGCGATCGCCTATCTCAATCAGCAATGGTTTAATTTTACAGGATTGAAAGGATCGGATTCCCTAGAGGATACTTTTTGGCAGGCAATTCATCCCGAAGATCGCTTATTAACCAGGCAGAAGTGGAACAAAGCGGTTAAAAAACAGGAATTCTATCAAACACAATGTAGATTAAGGCGGCTAGATGGGTTTTATTATTGGTTTTTATGCCAAGCTAAACCAATCATTATAGAGGAAGGAAGAGAGATCCAATGGGTAGGTACTTACACTCGAACTAACTCACACAATTCCACTACACAAGCGATCGGCGAAATCATTGCGACAGACAAAGTTTCTCTAGAAAAGCAACTGAAGCAAATGCAGGGGTTATTAGACAAACGCGATCGCGAATTTGAGCAGTTTACCTATCTCGCTTCTCACGATCTCAAATCTCCTTTGAGAGCTATATCTAATCTAGCAGAATGGCTCGAAGAAGATTTAATGGACTTGCTTCCCGTCGAAAGCCAGCATCAGTTAAAAATGCTGCGACGCAGAGTTCAGAGAATGGAAATGATGATTGAAGGTCTTTTAGAATACTCCCGTGTGGGGAAGATTCAACATCCAGTAGAATTAGTGGATGTATCGGCGTTAATTTCCGAAATTGTCGATCGCCTAGAACCACCACCTCAGTTTTTGGTGGAAGTGGCAGCGCCAATGCCAATTTTTACCACGAAAAAAGCCCCTTTAGCCCAAGTATTTACCCATTTGATCGATAATGCCATTAAGCATCATCCTCGCTATGATGGTAGGGTGTATATCTCTGTGCAAGATCGGGGAAAGTTTTATGAATTTGCGGTGAAAGATGATGGCTTAGGAATTGATTTAAGAGATGGCGATCGCATATTCACCATGTTTAACACGGTATCTTCTAGAGATACTCTAGAAACTGCTGGTATGGGACTAGCAATAGTCAAGAAAATCTTGGAAACTGAAGGATGTAAAATTAGCTTAGAATCAGAGCTAGATCGAGGTTCAGTTTTTCAGTTTACCTGGCTCAAGTAG
- a CDS encoding response regulator: MSQVKVLIIEDHNLTRIGLKAALQTKAEIEILGEAANATEGFKLLQMLKPDVATVDIGLPDFDGIELTRRYREFQEQNPEYQTKILILTMQNSENAVLAAMGAGADSYCMKDIESDKLIEAIWETNAGNSWIDPAIADVILRQIRQDYSLAQGEKISKTIAINAVEPELERIIDTYPLTQRELEVLELIVGGCDNAEIAKRLYLTIGTVKTHVRGILSKLCVDDRTQAAVRALRSGLVP; encoded by the coding sequence ATGAGTCAAGTTAAGGTTCTAATCATTGAAGATCACAACCTCACCAGAATAGGTTTAAAAGCGGCTTTACAAACTAAAGCAGAAATTGAGATCTTAGGAGAAGCGGCTAATGCAACAGAAGGTTTCAAGCTGTTACAGATGCTCAAACCAGATGTAGCTACAGTGGATATTGGTCTGCCTGACTTTGATGGAATCGAACTTACGCGTCGATATAGAGAGTTCCAAGAGCAAAATCCAGAATATCAAACTAAAATTCTGATTTTAACCATGCAAAACAGTGAAAATGCTGTATTAGCCGCTATGGGTGCTGGTGCAGATTCTTACTGTATGAAAGATATAGAAAGTGACAAGCTAATCGAAGCTATTTGGGAAACCAATGCAGGTAACTCTTGGATAGATCCAGCGATCGCTGATGTGATTTTACGCCAAATTCGTCAAGATTATTCTCTAGCTCAAGGAGAAAAAATTAGTAAAACCATTGCCATTAATGCTGTTGAACCAGAACTAGAAAGAATTATCGATACTTATCCCTTAACTCAACGAGAACTTGAAGTTTTAGAATTAATTGTCGGTGGATGTGATAATGCAGAAATTGCCAAACGGCTATATCTTACCATTGGCACTGTCAAAACTCATGTGCGGGGAATATTGAGTAAACTATGCGTAGACGATCGCACTCAAGCGGCTGTTAGAGCCTTAAGATCTGGTTTAGTGCCATAA
- a CDS encoding SRPBCC family protein — MGESTELDLETELEESEIDLEPADVQDVSLKTEQLEGRKRRLTACIDIPHPVGQVWQVLSDYEALSEFIPNLAKSKLIERPDGGIRLEQVGSQKVLRLKFSARVVLDLEETFPHTINFQMVEGDFKSFAGSWNLEPINNSNSPQTHLCYILEVTPKLTMPVGFIESRIRKDLPANLLAIRQRTSLLEGERL, encoded by the coding sequence GTGGGTGAATCAACCGAATTAGATTTAGAAACAGAACTAGAAGAGTCAGAAATTGACTTAGAGCCTGCCGATGTTCAAGATGTTAGCCTAAAAACAGAACAGCTAGAAGGAAGAAAGCGACGACTGACCGCTTGTATCGATATTCCTCATCCAGTTGGGCAAGTTTGGCAAGTATTGAGTGATTATGAAGCTTTATCTGAATTTATCCCCAACTTGGCTAAAAGTAAGTTAATCGAACGTCCTGATGGTGGAATCCGCTTAGAACAGGTGGGAAGCCAAAAAGTTTTGCGACTCAAATTTTCAGCGCGGGTTGTTCTAGATTTAGAAGAAACATTTCCTCATACCATCAACTTTCAGATGGTAGAAGGAGATTTTAAAAGTTTTGCAGGTAGTTGGAATTTAGAACCAATTAATAACTCTAACTCACCCCAAACTCACCTTTGCTATATCTTAGAAGTGACACCTAAACTAACCATGCCAGTCGGTTTTATTGAAAGTCGCATCCGCAAAGATTTACCCGCAAACTTGCTGGCTATTCGTCAGCGAACCTCTCTTCTAGAAGGAGAGAGGCTTTGA
- a CDS encoding DUF751 family protein: MNEFFNNISRYPRFLITISLGIFFALFGWLKPLLERPVTAIALIGLVLASFSFVFLTLRAMLGTGVSPV; the protein is encoded by the coding sequence ATGAATGAATTTTTCAATAACATTTCCCGTTACCCTCGGTTTCTAATTACCATCTCTTTGGGTATATTTTTCGCCTTATTTGGGTGGCTCAAACCATTACTTGAGCGCCCAGTGACGGCGATCGCTCTGATAGGCTTAGTCTTAGCAAGTTTTAGTTTCGTGTTTCTGACTCTACGGGCTATGCTAGGTACGGGAGTCAGCCCAGTGTAG
- a CDS encoding SOS response-associated peptidase, whose amino-acid sequence MFELEAKNMCGRYAQFHADSEIANLFQIEEITELKPRYNIAPTQQVATISLERESGDRQLKFRQWGLIPSWAKDATISAKLINARAETVAEKPSFRTAFRRRRCLIIADGFYEWQKVGQTKQPFYIHLKNERTFAFAGLWEAWKNPQNEMLETCTILTTTANEVVAPIHERMPVILAQENYDLWLDCQEDNLEKLPEILRPVPDGEITAKPVSTRVNNAKYDRPDCLEKN is encoded by the coding sequence ATGTTTGAACTTGAGGCAAAAAATATGTGTGGTAGATATGCCCAATTTCACGCCGATTCAGAAATTGCAAATTTATTTCAAATCGAGGAAATAACAGAGTTAAAACCTCGATATAACATTGCGCCAACTCAGCAAGTAGCAACTATTAGTTTAGAGCGAGAAAGTGGCGATCGCCAACTTAAATTTAGGCAATGGGGTTTAATTCCCAGTTGGGCAAAAGATGCGACAATTAGCGCCAAATTAATCAACGCCAGAGCCGAAACAGTGGCAGAAAAACCTTCCTTTAGAACGGCATTTCGTCGCAGGCGCTGCTTGATTATTGCTGATGGTTTTTATGAATGGCAGAAAGTTGGTCAAACTAAACAGCCATTTTATATTCACCTCAAAAATGAGCGTACTTTTGCTTTTGCTGGATTATGGGAAGCGTGGAAAAATCCTCAAAATGAGATGTTAGAAACTTGCACTATCCTAACAACTACAGCTAATGAAGTAGTGGCACCAATTCATGAAAGAATGCCAGTGATTTTAGCTCAAGAAAATTACGATTTGTGGCTAGATTGTCAAGAAGATAATCTAGAAAAATTGCCAGAAATTCTTCGCCCTGTTCCTGATGGAGAAATAACAGCAAAACCTGTTAGTACCAGAGTAAACAATGCCAAATACGATCGCCCAGATTGCCTAGAGAAAAACTAA
- a CDS encoding ParA family protein, whose product MSSQPRILVVANGKGGVGKTTTTMALAAEFAEKYKVLAVDADPQQSLSWWAGRSEAPGKFEIIPETEPQNLRKLRKIKDYDLLVIDTPPALGSETLGAVLAIADYLVLPTPCAPMDLAALITTVQAAVIPKAIPHRVILTKVDVRSLGEAWEAQNTLRELGISTCHTLVRAYKAHEKAAIEGLAIAQWRGKNAKEAAKDYRSVAKEIESDWRK is encoded by the coding sequence ATGTCATCACAACCCAGAATTTTGGTGGTGGCTAATGGTAAAGGTGGTGTCGGCAAAACCACAACAACTATGGCTCTAGCGGCAGAATTTGCCGAAAAATATAAAGTTTTGGCAGTTGATGCCGATCCGCAACAAAGTTTGTCTTGGTGGGCTGGGCGGAGTGAAGCACCAGGAAAATTTGAAATTATCCCAGAAACCGAGCCGCAAAACTTGCGAAAGTTGAGAAAGATTAAGGACTACGATTTATTAGTCATAGATACACCTCCAGCGTTAGGATCGGAAACATTGGGGGCAGTACTTGCGATCGCCGATTACCTAGTTTTGCCGACTCCCTGCGCGCCGATGGATTTAGCTGCGTTGATTACTACAGTTCAAGCAGCAGTAATCCCCAAGGCGATTCCTCATCGCGTCATCTTGACTAAAGTCGATGTGCGCTCTTTAGGAGAAGCATGGGAAGCTCAAAATACTTTGCGGGAATTGGGTATTTCTACTTGTCATACTTTAGTCAGAGCCTATAAAGCTCATGAAAAAGCCGCAATAGAAGGATTAGCGATCGCTCAGTGGCGAGGCAAAAATGCTAAAGAAGCAGCTAAAGATTACCGCAGCGTAGCTAAAGAAATTGAAAGTGATTGGAGAAAGTAA
- a CDS encoding glutathione S-transferase family protein, with product MLELYQFELSQYSEKVRFILDYKGLAYRKIEVTPGVGQLELFLLSGQRQVPVLKDGNRVIADSTSIAMYLEENYPEKPIIPLQSTRKALCLMMEEWADESIGTKSRKVLFGGLSKDMNLRNSVLPSNTPDFLKNILTNVPRELVDILGFGVGLSPEAVKAAEKALKQDLEALCLLLKDSPYLTGDTPTLADLSVAGLSLLLKFPSGPYLNIPENMRGKGVPGFADNPEYETFFQWRDRFYTDYRRPIYASSPSSPNSIEIE from the coding sequence ATGCTAGAACTATATCAATTTGAACTATCACAGTATTCAGAAAAAGTCAGGTTTATCCTTGACTATAAAGGTCTAGCTTATCGGAAAATAGAAGTGACTCCAGGTGTAGGGCAGTTAGAGCTTTTCCTCCTGTCTGGACAAAGACAAGTACCAGTTTTGAAAGACGGAAATCGGGTAATTGCTGACTCTACCTCTATTGCTATGTATCTAGAGGAGAATTATCCAGAAAAACCAATTATTCCGCTTCAATCTACCCGTAAAGCCCTATGTTTGATGATGGAAGAGTGGGCAGACGAATCTATTGGGACGAAAAGCCGTAAGGTCTTGTTTGGCGGATTAAGCAAGGATATGAACCTGCGAAACTCGGTCTTACCTAGCAATACACCAGATTTTCTCAAAAATATCCTTACCAATGTGCCTAGAGAATTGGTTGATATATTAGGATTTGGGGTAGGTTTAAGTCCAGAAGCCGTCAAAGCAGCAGAAAAAGCCCTGAAGCAAGATCTAGAAGCCTTGTGTTTGCTTTTAAAAGATAGCCCCTACCTGACTGGAGACACCCCCACATTAGCCGATTTGAGTGTGGCTGGTTTGAGTTTATTACTGAAGTTCCCATCAGGACCGTATTTGAATATACCGGAAAATATGAGAGGTAAAGGCGTGCCTGGATTTGCTGATAATCCAGAATACGAGACATTTTTCCAATGGCGCGATCGCTTCTATACTGATTACCGCCGTCCTATATATGCTAGCTCTCCCAGTAGCCCTAACAGTATCGAAATCGAATAA
- the folP gene encoding dihydropteroate synthase, with the protein MTAPRVLNLRSSQFIWGKRTYLMAVVNVTPDSFSDGGEYNTLEAAVNHAEQLVRGGADILDIGGESSRPGAKSVDLAEELDRTIPVISALRQNPETAKIPISIDTTKAIVAEKAIAFGADLVNDISGATFDPQMLATVARLGVPIILMHSRGTPQTMQTLTDYQDVVAEICQFLKARCSEAIAWGISPENIIIDPGVGFAKTYQQNIEIFQHLNLFKQLGFPLLVGPSRKSFIGHILRQSDPQQRIWGTAAACCRAIAGGTDILRVHDLPAMFEVSQVADALFRTE; encoded by the coding sequence ATGACAGCACCTAGAGTTCTTAATTTACGCTCTAGCCAATTCATCTGGGGAAAACGCACCTACCTGATGGCGGTAGTGAATGTGACTCCAGATAGCTTTAGCGATGGCGGTGAATATAATACTCTGGAAGCTGCTGTAAACCACGCTGAGCAGTTGGTTCGAGGTGGGGCAGACATCCTGGATATTGGTGGAGAATCTAGCCGTCCTGGGGCTAAATCAGTGGATTTAGCGGAAGAATTAGACAGAACGATCCCAGTAATTTCGGCTTTGCGCCAAAATCCTGAAACCGCCAAGATCCCGATTTCAATAGACACTACCAAAGCGATAGTAGCTGAAAAAGCGATCGCCTTTGGTGCGGATCTAGTTAACGACATTTCTGGCGCTACTTTTGACCCCCAAATGTTAGCAACTGTAGCTAGATTGGGGGTTCCCATTATCTTGATGCATTCGCGGGGGACACCTCAAACTATGCAAACCCTGACGGATTATCAGGATGTGGTAGCAGAGATTTGCCAATTCCTCAAAGCTAGATGTAGCGAAGCGATCGCTTGGGGTATTTCTCCAGAAAACATCATTATCGACCCTGGTGTCGGTTTTGCCAAAACATATCAGCAAAATATTGAAATATTTCAACATTTAAACCTATTTAAACAGCTAGGCTTCCCTTTACTAGTGGGGCCATCTCGCAAAAGCTTTATCGGTCATATTCTCAGGCAAAGCGACCCTCAACAGCGAATTTGGGGCACAGCAGCCGCTTGTTGCCGCGCGATCGCAGGGGGTACAGATATCTTACGGGTTCACGATTTACCTGCTATGTTTGAAGTATCTCAGGTAGCTGATGCTTTGTTTCGTACTGAGTAG
- a CDS encoding AMP-binding protein — translation MRKPLSLTEILDCGLDAEIASLILAEINQWLGSASSVECWQHFSRNLLKPEYPFSFHQLLYTTTFPDGEAPAWFPTTEEIQETNLWEVMRSLNISTYPELHTWSVANRADFWELMIKRLKIKFQKPYTTILDLSQGLESPQWLVNARFNIVESCFLAPESALAIVFPGEKGNLSSWTYGELHILTNRVANGLKQMGMQPGDAIAITMPMTPTSVAIYLGIIAAGCVVVAIADSFAPPEIATRLRIGGAKAIFTQDCTQRGGKSLPLYSKVIEANAPQAIVLAQSALSIPVLRPGDLIWSEFLSYEFDFTPVLAQGSDRLNILFSSGTTGEPKAIPWNQTTPIKCAVDGHLHQDIHPGDVVAWPTNLGWMMGPWSIYASFINRATLALYDDSPTTRAFGEFIQAAGVTMLGLVPSLVSVWKSSNCMQGLDWSQIRAFSSTGECSNPQDMLYLMSLAGYKPIIEYCGGTEIGGGYITGTVIQPCIPATFSTPTLGLDVIILDPDGNASDRGEGFMSPPSIGLSTELLNQDHHQVYFADAPPSLRRHGDRFQRLSNGYWRSLGRIDDTMNLGGIKVSAAEIEGVLNGVTGVCETAAIALSPPTGGPSQLIIYAVVDLSNLPVAELKSLFQTAIKTHLNPLFKIHEVVVVESLPRTASQKIMRRLLRDQSQ, via the coding sequence ATGAGAAAACCACTTTCTCTCACCGAAATCCTTGATTGTGGTCTAGATGCTGAAATAGCAAGCTTAATTCTCGCAGAAATCAATCAATGGCTGGGTTCGGCTTCATCTGTAGAATGCTGGCAGCACTTCAGCCGCAATCTCCTCAAGCCAGAATACCCTTTTTCCTTCCATCAACTGCTCTACACAACTACTTTTCCTGATGGTGAAGCACCTGCGTGGTTTCCTACTACTGAAGAAATCCAGGAAACTAATCTTTGGGAGGTGATGCGATCGCTCAACATTTCTACTTATCCAGAGTTACATACTTGGTCTGTAGCAAATCGGGCGGATTTCTGGGAATTGATGATTAAAAGGCTAAAAATCAAGTTTCAAAAACCTTACACTACCATTCTAGATTTATCTCAAGGTTTAGAGTCACCTCAATGGCTGGTAAATGCCCGTTTTAATATTGTAGAAAGTTGTTTTTTGGCTCCAGAATCGGCTTTAGCTATCGTTTTTCCTGGGGAAAAAGGTAATTTATCAAGTTGGACTTACGGGGAACTCCATATTCTCACCAATCGGGTGGCTAATGGTTTGAAACAGATGGGGATGCAACCAGGGGATGCGATCGCTATTACAATGCCGATGACACCTACTTCTGTGGCGATTTATCTGGGAATTATAGCTGCTGGGTGTGTGGTGGTGGCAATAGCAGATAGTTTCGCACCGCCAGAAATTGCGACTAGGTTGCGGATTGGTGGCGCAAAAGCGATTTTCACCCAAGATTGCACCCAAAGAGGTGGTAAATCGTTACCTCTATACTCCAAGGTAATAGAAGCAAATGCACCCCAGGCGATCGTCCTGGCTCAGTCTGCTTTATCTATACCAGTTTTGCGCCCTGGAGATCTGATTTGGTCAGAATTTCTGAGTTATGAGTTCGATTTTACGCCTGTACTAGCCCAGGGTTCAGATCGCCTTAATATTCTCTTCTCTTCGGGGACGACTGGGGAACCGAAAGCCATTCCCTGGAATCAGACTACACCGATCAAATGCGCTGTAGACGGACATTTACATCAAGATATTCATCCTGGCGATGTCGTAGCTTGGCCCACTAATTTAGGCTGGATGATGGGACCTTGGTCAATTTACGCCAGTTTCATCAATCGAGCTACCCTCGCCTTATACGATGATTCTCCCACAACTAGAGCTTTTGGTGAATTTATTCAAGCGGCTGGAGTCACCATGTTGGGGTTAGTCCCCAGTTTGGTGAGTGTTTGGAAAAGCAGCAATTGTATGCAAGGACTAGATTGGAGTCAAATTCGGGCGTTCAGTTCTACTGGTGAATGTTCCAACCCTCAAGATATGCTCTATTTGATGTCTTTAGCGGGATATAAACCCATAATCGAATATTGTGGCGGAACGGAAATAGGAGGCGGATACATTACGGGAACGGTAATTCAACCTTGCATTCCAGCTACCTTTTCTACACCAACTTTGGGGCTAGATGTCATTATTTTAGATCCAGATGGGAATGCTAGCGATCGCGGGGAAGGATTTATGTCTCCTCCCTCCATTGGTTTATCTACGGAGTTATTAAATCAAGACCATCATCAAGTCTATTTTGCCGATGCACCTCCATCTTTGCGCCGTCATGGAGATCGATTCCAGCGCCTAAGCAACGGCTATTGGCGCTCTTTAGGACGAATTGATGACACGATGAATTTGGGGGGCATCAAGGTCAGTGCAGCCGAAATTGAGGGAGTTTTGAATGGTGTTACAGGAGTATGTGAAACTGCGGCGATCGCTCTTTCACCCCCTACAGGTGGCCCCAGTCAACTAATTATTTATGCGGTGGTAGATTTAAGTAATCTGCCAGTTGCAGAACTCAAATCTTTATTCCAAACAGCCATTAAAACCCATCTCAATCCCTTATTTAAAATTCATGAGGTTGTGGTGGTAGAAAGCTTACCCCGAACGGCTTCCCAGAAAATTATGCGGCGGCTTTTACGAGATCAAAGTCAGTAA
- a CDS encoding PEP-CTERM sorting domain-containing protein: MKRFLIPALAVGVVLATTSQSQAASLTPPTPLVLDTFDTGNFRLDKSAGTTTGTFSTTQTGSGILGTERRVQFTISNHPDNRSAIVEVRDGEFTLDTGPNVLTSVLMTWDGIGNGSLNKDLTTGGLDAFRVGITDIDQDANLKFTVTDTLGRSSFLTKNNLGFGDSFFNFADFVAVGTNPSADFTSVKSVKLQVTSPTAIDMQLQFLEAAKVPPATVPEPFTMLGSVAALGFGAAFRRKYQKKA; this comes from the coding sequence ATGAAACGTTTTCTCATTCCCGCATTAGCTGTTGGGGTGGTGCTTGCAACTACAAGCCAATCCCAAGCAGCAAGCTTGACCCCACCAACACCACTAGTCCTTGATACTTTTGATACTGGTAATTTTAGACTGGATAAGTCCGCAGGAACAACAACCGGTACATTTAGTACAACCCAAACGGGGTCTGGGATTTTAGGTACAGAGAGAAGAGTACAATTTACTATTTCAAATCACCCAGATAATCGTTCGGCGATCGTTGAGGTCAGAGACGGTGAATTTACCCTTGATACAGGTCCAAACGTACTGACTTCAGTCCTAATGACCTGGGATGGTATCGGTAATGGTAGTTTGAATAAAGATTTAACTACAGGTGGTTTGGATGCTTTTAGAGTAGGAATCACTGATATTGACCAGGATGCTAATCTAAAATTTACCGTAACTGATACTTTAGGACGTAGCTCCTTCCTAACAAAGAATAACTTAGGATTCGGCGATTCTTTCTTCAACTTCGCTGATTTTGTGGCAGTTGGTACTAACCCCAGCGCTGACTTTACCAGTGTCAAGTCAGTCAAATTACAAGTTACATCACCTACAGCCATTGATATGCAACTGCAATTTTTGGAAGCAGCGAAGGTTCCACCAGCAACGGTTCCTGAACCTTTCACCATGCTAGGTTCTGTCGCCGCGCTTGGTTTTGGAGCCGCCTTTCGCCGCAAGTACCAAAAAAAGGCTTAA
- a CDS encoding 1-acyl-sn-glycerol-3-phosphate acyltransferase yields MTGRIHKYQFSWFDWFCLWYPPGWLIIFNRHWQHYYDDPDGWKWWEYWLFLIPGGFYLALLMRWVRLGFRSPKSQDRKFDPDYQQAFVNEVIGQIVTSYFQAELESIENLPIDGSLIVAINHAGMCFPWDFLALAYLLNQHQGWQIEPLAHLALFNHPWMLWWFPPDWANVLGAIPANTSSLEVALKNQRIVLYAPEGVRGPGKGWNQRYQLQKFDPSFIRLSQRYQIPILPIICLGSENLHPFAFNMPKVAHKLQLPVFPVSGLMIWFGLFPSMGVWAAKTHLRYYMEPILDFSTKKFPLSTSQAYRQAQKLRSHLQVKIDKIKEEGRGGLGRHGDAENDL; encoded by the coding sequence GTGACTGGGCGTATTCATAAATATCAATTCTCTTGGTTTGACTGGTTTTGTCTGTGGTATCCACCAGGTTGGCTAATTATATTTAATCGCCATTGGCAACACTATTATGACGATCCAGATGGGTGGAAATGGTGGGAATATTGGCTATTTTTAATCCCTGGGGGGTTTTATCTGGCGCTACTGATGCGTTGGGTGCGTTTGGGTTTTCGTTCTCCCAAATCTCAAGATCGAAAATTCGATCCAGACTATCAACAAGCTTTTGTTAATGAAGTCATAGGGCAAATAGTTACCTCCTATTTTCAAGCAGAACTAGAATCAATCGAGAATTTACCAATAGATGGCTCTTTAATTGTGGCAATTAATCACGCAGGGATGTGTTTCCCTTGGGATTTTTTAGCTTTAGCATACTTATTAAATCAACATCAAGGTTGGCAAATTGAACCCCTGGCTCATTTAGCATTATTTAATCACCCTTGGATGTTATGGTGGTTTCCGCCAGATTGGGCAAATGTTTTGGGGGCAATTCCCGCTAATACTAGTAGCTTGGAAGTAGCTTTAAAAAATCAGAGAATTGTATTATATGCCCCAGAAGGAGTGCGAGGCCCAGGAAAAGGCTGGAATCAGCGCTATCAGTTACAAAAGTTCGATCCTAGCTTTATTCGTTTGAGTCAACGGTATCAAATTCCGATTTTGCCGATTATTTGCCTTGGTAGCGAAAATTTGCACCCTTTCGCGTTTAATATGCCCAAAGTGGCCCATAAACTCCAATTACCGGTTTTTCCTGTGTCTGGGTTGATGATTTGGTTTGGTTTGTTTCCTTCTATGGGGGTGTGGGCAGCAAAAACTCATTTACGATACTATATGGAACCAATACTTGATTTTAGTACCAAGAAATTTCCCCTGAGTACTTCTCAAGCTTATCGACAAGCCCAGAAATTGCGATCGCATTTACAAGTTAAAATTGACAAAATTAAGGAAGAAGGAAGAGGGGGACTAGGGAGACACGGGGACGCGGAGAATGATTTGTAG
- a CDS encoding glucokinase: protein MLILAGDIGGTKTILRLVKTSESSSQLETLAEKQYPSQEFPDLVPMVRQFLQGVDVLTPDVACFGIAGPVVDDTAQLTNLNWFLDAPRLQRDLGISQVSLINDFAAVGYGVLGLEPTDIHTLQPGKPKPGAPIAVIGAGTGLGHCFLIPQGDSYQVFSSEGGHADFSPRNQWEFQLLEYILETKELERVSIERVISGPGISIIYQFFRDLQVSDESPEIAQLVRSWEKQAETPEIEINPAGAIAQAAIEKRDRLCEETMRLFVQAYGAEVGNFALKLLPYGGMYVAGGIAPKNLPLLKTEGFLDAFVNKGRMKPLLDSIPLHIVLNPKVGLIGAAIHGSRIKLS from the coding sequence ATGTTAATTCTGGCAGGCGATATCGGCGGTACTAAAACTATCCTCAGATTAGTCAAGACTTCAGAGTCAAGTTCTCAACTCGAAACATTGGCTGAAAAACAGTATCCCAGCCAAGAGTTTCCCGATCTAGTACCAATGGTGCGGCAGTTTTTACAAGGGGTAGATGTACTGACTCCAGATGTTGCTTGTTTTGGCATTGCTGGCCCTGTGGTGGATGATACAGCCCAGTTAACTAATTTAAACTGGTTTTTAGATGCACCTAGGTTACAGAGAGATTTAGGTATCTCTCAGGTGTCTTTAATTAATGACTTCGCTGCTGTTGGTTACGGAGTTTTGGGGTTAGAACCCACAGATATACACACACTGCAACCTGGAAAGCCAAAACCAGGTGCGCCTATAGCTGTAATTGGTGCTGGAACTGGATTAGGGCATTGTTTTTTGATTCCCCAAGGAGATAGCTATCAGGTTTTTAGTTCCGAAGGGGGACACGCAGATTTTTCTCCCCGCAATCAGTGGGAATTTCAGCTATTAGAATATATTTTAGAAACTAAAGAGCTAGAAAGAGTTTCTATCGAGCGAGTCATATCTGGTCCTGGAATTAGTATTATTTATCAATTTTTCCGCGATTTACAGGTTAGTGATGAATCTCCAGAAATTGCTCAATTAGTCAGAAGTTGGGAAAAGCAAGCAGAAACTCCAGAAATTGAGATTAATCCGGCGGGTGCAATTGCTCAAGCTGCAATAGAAAAACGCGATCGCCTCTGTGAAGAAACTATGCGTTTGTTTGTTCAAGCTTATGGTGCGGAAGTTGGTAATTTTGCTTTGAAATTATTACCTTATGGCGGAATGTATGTCGCTGGAGGGATAGCTCCTAAAAATCTTCCTTTGCTAAAAACAGAGGGGTTTTTAGACGCTTTTGTGAATAAAGGACGAATGAAACCTTTATTAGACAGCATTCCCTTGCACATAGTACTTAATCCCAAGGTAGGATTAATCGGAGCCGCAATTCACGGCTCCCGAATTAAACTAAGCTAA